The Halomonas elongata DSM 2581 DNA segment ATCTGCTCGACGAGATGGGCATCGACACCGGCCTCGACCTCGGTGGCATGATCGAGGCCGCCAGGGTCGCCACGCGCCTGATGGGGCGCTCCTTGCCGGCCCAGGTTTCCAAGGCCGGACCACGCCTGGCACTCAGTGACTGTGCCGCCGTTCCCACCGCGAGAGGATGAAGATGTCGGATACGCCGCCCCACGCCGAGGGCGCCCTGCAGGGCATTCGCGTCATCGACCTGACCCGGGTGATCTCCGGGCCGTTCTGCACCCAGATGCTCGGCGACCACGGGGCCGAAGTGATCAAGATCGAACCGCCCGGTCGCGGCGATATCGTGCGTTCCCAGGGCAACATGGTGAACGGCTTCAGCTGGTATTTCGCCCAGTTCAATCGCAACAAGCGCTCGCTGACGCTGGACCTGCGCCAGGAAGAGGGCAGGGCGGTATTGATACGCCTGCTGGAAGACGCCGACGTGCTGGTGGAAAACTTCCGTCCCGGCGTCATGGGCAAGATGGGCCTCGACGACGCCACGCTGCGTGAACGCTTCCCGCACCTGGTGGTCGGGCGCATCAACGGCTTCGGCTCCACGGGCCCCTATCGAGACCGACCCGCCTACGATTTCATCGCCCAGGCGATGAGCGGCTTCATGGGCGTCAATGGTCCGGCCGACGGCGAGCCGATGCGTGCCGCGCCGCCGATCAGCGACATGGTGGCCAGCCAGAACCTGGCGTTCGGCATCAGCGCGGCTCTGGTGCGGCGCGAACGCACCGGGCAGGGCGACATCGTCGAGACGGCGCTGACCAACGGTCTGATCAGCATGATGGGCTACCTGGCGGCGGAGTACTTCGCCACTGGCGAGGTGCCCCGGCGCACCGGCAACGATCACCCCATGCTCTATCCTTACGGTCTGTTCCAGGCCAGCGACGGCGAGGTGGCCATCGCGCCCAGCAACGACATCATGGTCGAGCGCTTCCTCGGCGCCCTGGACATGCGCTCGCTGCTGGATGACGAACGCTTTGCCGACAACCGACGCCGCATGGCCAACCGCGAGGCGTTGCGCGAGATCCTGAACCGGGTGATCGAGCGGCACAGCGTGGCGGAATGGATCGCCCACCTCAACGAGGCCGGCGTGCCCTGCGGTCGTGTCCAGAACCTGCGCGAAACCTTCGAGGATCCCCAGGTCCAGGCCCAGCAGATGGCGCTGGAGCTCGACCAGGGCGAGCATGGCAAGGTGCCCACCACCGGTTTCCCGGTGAAGATGAGCGAAGCGCCCGCGGCGCTGCATCATCCCGTGCCGGGGCTTGGCGAGCATAGCGAGGCCATACTCGCCGAGCTGGGGCTGAGCGACGCGGAACTCGCCGAGTTACGGGACAAGGGCGTCACTTGATCTCAATGACCATAGGCGCCGGAGCAGCTCGAGTAACGATCGATACAACAAGACGGAGCGACGATATGCCGATTTCGACCCACAAGACGTTACGAAGCCTTGGCGCCTCGGCTGTGCTGGGCCTTGGCCTGGCGATCAGCCTGCCGAGCCAGGCGCTGCCCATCGACGAATGCATCGCGCCTGCCGATCCCGGGGGCGGCTGGGATTTCACCTGCCGTTCGGTGGGCAAGCTGATGCGCGAACTGGACCTGGTGGATGGCAGTGTCCAGGTCACCAACATGCCGGGTGGCGTCGGCGCCGTGGCGTTTTCCAACGTGGCCGGCAAGCGGGCCGACGACAGCAATCTGATAGTGGCCACCAGTACCGTGGGGGTGACCCAGATTGCCCAGGGGCGTTACCCGGGCGGCGCCGATACCATGCGCTGGCTGGCCATGCTGGGCACCGATGTCGGCGTCATCCTGGTCGATGACGAAAGCCCCTACGAGACCCTCGATCAGTTGCTCCAGGCTATCGTCGACGATCCTGCCTCGGTGGCCATGGCCGGCTCCAGTGGTGCCGGTGGCTGGGACCATATCCGTGCCCTGCGGCTGGCCAAGGCGGCCGGTCTGCCCGGTGATCGAATCGGCAGCCTGCGCTGGGTGCAGTTCGATGGCGGTGGTCCCGCCGTGACCCAGATGATGGGCGGTCATGTGGATGCGGTGTCCACCGACCTGGGCGAGATCGCCGGCTTCATCGAGTCCGGCGATGTGCGCGTCCTGGCGGTGCTGGCCGAGGAACCGTTGCCCGAACCCTTCGAGGAGCTGCCGACGGCGGTTTCCCAGGGCTATGACGTGACCGGCTACAACTGGCGTGGCTTCTATACCGGCGGCGAGGTGTCGGACGAGGACTACGCTGCCATGGTCGATACCTTGAAGACCCTCTACGAGAGCGACGAGTGGAAGGACGTCGCAGCGCAGAACGGCCTGGTGCCGCTGTGGCGGGGTGGCAAGGAATTCAACGACTTCGTGCGTGAATCGATCGATGACGTCGAGGCCATTTCCCGGGAGATCGGAGTCATCCAGTGAGCGAGGCGGTGTCGTCCGAACGTGCCGACCTCGGCGACCGCATCGCCGGGGCGGTACTCGCCGTGCTGGCGCTGGGGGCCTGGTGGCATGCAGGCAGCTTCGTCACCGGCTTCATGCAGCCGGTGGGGCCGGGCGTCTTCCCGCGGCTGGTCAGCGTGCCGCTGGGGCTCCTGGCGCTCTACCTGATCGTTCGCCCCGGCCTCAATCATCGCTGGCCGGGGGCGGCGGCGCTGTGTCGCCAGCTCGGTGTACTGCTGTTGCTGGGGGCTTATGCCGCCTTTCTCGAACCCTGGGGCTTCGTGCCTTCGACCCTGGTGGCAACCGTGGTGCTGATGCGCCTGTTCGGCGCGCGCTGGCGCCAGGCCCTGCCGTACGGTGTGCTGCTGGGGCTGGCGCTCTACGTGCTGTTCGAGTTCGCCCTGGGCATCCCCTTGCCCGACATGCCCGGCCTGAGTGTGTAGCGTTCCGATATGGAAATTCTCGATTTTCTCGCCCATGGCTTCGCGGTGGCGCTGCAACCCGAACACCTGCTGCTGGCGCTGATCGGCTGCACCATCGGTACCCTGATCGGCGCCCTGCCGGGGCTTGGCCCGGTCAACGGCGTGGCGCTGCTGATTCCGCTGGCCTTCAACTTCGGCCTGGCGCCCACCTCCGCCATGATCCTGCTGGTCAGCGTCTATTATGGCTGCATGTACGGCGGGCGGATCAGCTCCATCGTGCTCAACATTCCTGGCGACGAGCCGGCGATGATGACGACCCTGGACGGCTATCCGATGGCCCGCGCCGGCCGTGGCGGCGAGGCCCTGGGGCTCTCCGCCGTGGCATCCTTCGTCGGCGCGACCGTGGCCACCATCGGCCTGACGTTGTTCGCGCCCCTGCTGGTGCAGGTGGCGATCCGCTTCGGCCCCGCCGAGTACTTCGCGCTGTTCGTGCTGGCCTTCGCCACCATCGGCGGGGTGACCAGCGGCAGCTTCACCAAGAGCTTCATCGCCGCCTGCCTGGGCCTGCTGCTGGGCACCGTGGGGATCGATCCGGTCTCGAGCGTGGCGCGCTATACCTTCGGCTGGTATGAACTGTACGACGGTATCGATTACATCGTTGCCCTGGTCGGGCTGTTCGCGGTCTCCGAATGCCTGCTGTTTCTCGAACGCGACCATGACAAGGCCACCGCCTCGCTGCGCATCGGCTCGGCGATTCCGGGCATGCGCCGTTCGGTCGCGTGCGCCTCGACCATCGGGCGGGGCTCGGTGATCGGTTTCATCTCCGGCGTGCTGCCCGGGGCCGGCGCCTCGCTCGGCAGTTTTCTCTCCTATGTGCTGGAGAAGCGCTGGTGGGGCGCCAGGGGCAAGTTCGGCGAGGGCGACCCGCGTGGCGTGGCGGCGCCGGAAGCGGGCAACAATGCCGCCGCCGGCGGCGCCTTGATTCCCATGCTCTCGCTGGGCATTCCCGGCAGCGGTACCACGGCGATCCTGCTGGCGCTGTTGCTGTCGATGAACATCACGCCGGGCCCGCTGCTCTTCGAGCAACAGTCGGACATGGTCTGGGGGCTGGTGGCGGCACTGTTCATCGGCAACGTCATGCTGCTGGTGTTGAACATCCCGCTGGTGGGCCTGTTCGCCAAGGTGCTCCAGGCGCCATCCTGGTTCTTGATGCCGATGGTGACGCTGGTGGCGTTCGTCGGTATCTACTCGCTCAACAACAGTCCCTTCGATCTGTACATGATGCTGGCCTTCGGGGTGCTCGGCTATGTGCTGCGCAAGCTCGATATCCCCACGGTGCCGGTGGTGCTCGGCCTGCTGCTGGGCGGCCAGATGGAGTTCAACCTGCGGCGTGCCATGTCCATCTCCGGCGGCGAGTGGAGCATCCTGTGGAACAGCGGTATCTCGATCGGCATCTATCTGTTCGCCGTCACCCTGCTGATGGCCGGGCTGGTTTATGCGCTGTTGATCCGCAAACGGCTGGAATAGACGAAAAAGCGCGGCGGATGGCTGGGCGAGTCGGGGTCCCGGTGCCAGAATGGGAGCCTCAAGGAGGTCGCCCATGACGCAGATGACCTGGGAACGCCTGCTCGATCCGGCCCGCCTGCACGACGAACGCGGCGTGGCACGGGGCGAGATCGGCCGCAGCCCGTTTCACAAGGACCACGACCGGATCGTCTTCTCCGGTTCCTTTCGCCGCCTGGGACGCAAGACCCAGGTGCATCCCCTGACCGACAACGACCATATCCACACCCGCCTGACGCACTCCCTGGAAGTTGGTTGCGTGGGTCGCTCGCTCGGCATGAGCGTCGGCGAGGAGCTGCGTCATCGCCTGCCGGCTGACATCACGCCGGCGGATCTCGGCGTGATCGTCCAGGCCGCCTGCCTGGGCCACGATATCGGCAACCCGCCCTTCGGGCATGCCGGCGAATACGCCATTCGCGACTGGTTCAAGCGTGCCGAGGCCGATGGCAGCGGCCTGCTCGAAGGGCTGTCGGACATGGAACGGGAAGACCTGCTGACCTACGAGGGCAATGCTCAGGGCTTTCGTATCGTCACCCAGATCGAGTACAACCAGTTCCGCGGTGGCATGCGGCTGACCGGCGCGACCCTGGGCACGCTGCTCAAGTATCCCTGGACGGTGGCTCACGGCGGGGCCGCCGGCAAGTTCGGCTGTTATCAGAGCGAGCTGCCCCTGTTGCAGCAGGTGGCCGAACGCCTGGGACTGCTGCCCCAGGGCGAGAACCGCTGGTGCCGCCACCCGCTGGCCTGGCTGGTGGAGGCCGCCGACGACATCTGTTATGCCCTGCTCGATCTCGAGGACGGCCTGGAAATGGGCATCCTGCGCTTCGAGGAAGTGGCCGAGGTACTGATCCAGATCGCCGGCGGTGAGCCCCCGGATTACGCCACCATGCAGAGCGAGGGCGTCTCCCAGCGTCGGCGTATCGCCGCCCTGCGTGGCGCGGCCATGGAGCAGGCGGTCAACGAAGTGGCCAAGGTCTTCGTCCAGCATGAAGGCGAGCTGCTGAACGGTACCCTGCGTCATGACCTGCTGGAGCTCTGCCACCCGGATCTGGACTGGGGCGTCAAGTCGGCCAAGGACCTGGCGCGCAAGCGTATCTTCCGCAACGAGCGCAAGGCCAAGCTGGAGATCGGTGCCTACACGACGCTTGGCATCCTGCTCGAGGCCTTCATCGGCGCCGCCCACGAGCTGCACCATACCGGCCATTCCAACTTCAAGCACCAGCGGGTGCTGGCACTGATCGGCGAGAACACGCCCCTGCCGTCATGGACGCTCTACGACAGCTACCGGCGCATGCTCGATTTCATCGGCGGCATGACCGATCACTACGCCGTCGATCTGGCCCAGGAGATGGGTGGGCGCCTGCGGGGGGATTGAGTCGACGCGAGTTTATGCCGTGAGGCGTAGCGGCGGCTCGCCATCCGGATCCCGGTCGTCGTCCTGGGCGCCCAGCACGCGCAGGACGGCCGCGCCGATGCGCTTGCTGCTGTCGGCGATGCCCTGATTGCCGAACAGCCGGTTGAACTCGAGCACATACGGATGACCGTCGACCATGGCGATATCGAAGCCGGCATGGTCGATATCCAGCTCCCGGGCGAGGCGCCGGGCCAGGTCGATGGCGGCCTCGGGAATGGCCGTGCGCTCGATGCTGCCGCCCTGGCTGACGTTGGCGCGGTAGCCGCCGAGGGGCGTCACCCGCCAGTAGGCGGCGATCAGCTCACCGCCGACGAGCACGATGCGCAGGTCGCGGTCGATGGGCAGGCGCTGTTGGGCGTAGAGCACCGTCTCCTCGGCGACATGCGCCAGCAGTTCCTGGCGGGAGGCGATCAGTCGCACGCCCTCGCCCATCGAACTCTTGATGCGCTTGGCGATGAAGGGATAGCCGAAGCGGGCCTCAACCTTTGCCAGAGAAGCCGGCGAGGTGCCGAGTATCTCGGTGGGTGGCACATGCTCGGGAGCCAGCGCCAGGAAGGCGCGGGTCTGCTCGACCTTGTCATGGCCGAGATGGTAGCTGGCCGGACTCGGGAAGATGCGCGCGCCGAGGCCATAGAGCAGACTGTTGACCTGCCAGTACTCGGGAAACAACAGCCAGTCGGCCTGGCGGATTTCCTCGATATGGTCGAACATGCGCTCGGGCTTGATATAGCGCACACCGGGAATTCCCAGGGTGCGAAAAACATCGAATGTGATGAGTTTCATGGATGCAATGTCATTAACTCCTGCGAAGCGAGCGGATTATTGTCCGCCGGGGCGGTTCTGGCAAGCGCTTCTGTCGGTCCTTCTGTCGGGAATGCTGCTGCTGGGCGCTTCGCCGGCCCGGGCCGAGGTGCCGTCGATCGAGGCGCAAGGCTTCGACCACTACACCCTGGCGCTGACCTGGCACCCCGGTTTCTGCGCCAGTCGCTCCCGGCCACCCCGGGAATGTCGCGATCCGGGGTTGCGGCGTGGCACCGAGGAGGGCTTCGTGCTGCACGGACTCTGGCCCTCGCTGCCACAGCGGTTGCGCGAGCGCGGCGTCGAGCGCCGGCGCTGGTGGCGTCAGGGCTGTTTCATCGAGCGTCCGCGCCCGGACGGTGGGTTCTGTCGTCATCCTTCCCTCGAATTGTCCGATGAGCTGACGCGGGAACTGGATGGTGTCATGCCGGGACGCGCCAGTTGCCTGGGGCGCTATCAGTACGCCAAGCACGCGGCCTGTCTGGATGTGACGGCGGAAGATCTGTTCGACACCTCGGTGGCCCTGGTGGAGGCCGTCAATGCCAGCGCCTTCACCGACTTCCTGGTGATCCATCGCGGCGGCGAGGTGAGGCGTAACGCCTTGATCGAGGCTTTCGAGGCAGCATTCGGGAAGGGGACGGGCCGGGCTCTGCGGCTGGAGTGCGCGGGGCGCGGCAATCGGCTGCTGACCGAGGTGCGGATCGGCATCGCGGCTCGGTCGCTGGAGAACTTTCCTGCCGCGGACAGCCTGGTGCGTCTGGATCGCGGCAACTGCGCCACTCGCGTCAGGATTGCGGCGTTCGATTGAGCGCGGTTGTGGCGATACGCTGGCGGAGGGCGCGAATCACGGCATCGTGGGTGGCGGCATCGAGTTCGCCAGGATGCCGCTGCGGGAGCTGATCCGCCAGATCCTCGCCGCTGACCACCAGCAGGTCGCTGGCCGCGGTTGCATCCTCGATGTGCCAGCCCGG contains these protein-coding regions:
- a CDS encoding CaiB/BaiF CoA transferase family protein; this translates as MSDTPPHAEGALQGIRVIDLTRVISGPFCTQMLGDHGAEVIKIEPPGRGDIVRSQGNMVNGFSWYFAQFNRNKRSLTLDLRQEEGRAVLIRLLEDADVLVENFRPGVMGKMGLDDATLRERFPHLVVGRINGFGSTGPYRDRPAYDFIAQAMSGFMGVNGPADGEPMRAAPPISDMVASQNLAFGISAALVRRERTGQGDIVETALTNGLISMMGYLAAEYFATGEVPRRTGNDHPMLYPYGLFQASDGEVAIAPSNDIMVERFLGALDMRSLLDDERFADNRRRMANREALREILNRVIERHSVAEWIAHLNEAGVPCGRVQNLRETFEDPQVQAQQMALELDQGEHGKVPTTGFPVKMSEAPAALHHPVPGLGEHSEAILAELGLSDAELAELRDKGVT
- a CDS encoding Bug family tripartite tricarboxylate transporter substrate binding protein, with protein sequence MPISTHKTLRSLGASAVLGLGLAISLPSQALPIDECIAPADPGGGWDFTCRSVGKLMRELDLVDGSVQVTNMPGGVGAVAFSNVAGKRADDSNLIVATSTVGVTQIAQGRYPGGADTMRWLAMLGTDVGVILVDDESPYETLDQLLQAIVDDPASVAMAGSSGAGGWDHIRALRLAKAAGLPGDRIGSLRWVQFDGGGPAVTQMMGGHVDAVSTDLGEIAGFIESGDVRVLAVLAEEPLPEPFEELPTAVSQGYDVTGYNWRGFYTGGEVSDEDYAAMVDTLKTLYESDEWKDVAAQNGLVPLWRGGKEFNDFVRESIDDVEAISREIGVIQ
- a CDS encoding tripartite tricarboxylate transporter TctB family protein; protein product: MSEAVSSERADLGDRIAGAVLAVLALGAWWHAGSFVTGFMQPVGPGVFPRLVSVPLGLLALYLIVRPGLNHRWPGAAALCRQLGVLLLLGAYAAFLEPWGFVPSTLVATVVLMRLFGARWRQALPYGVLLGLALYVLFEFALGIPLPDMPGLSV
- a CDS encoding tripartite tricarboxylate transporter permease; protein product: MEILDFLAHGFAVALQPEHLLLALIGCTIGTLIGALPGLGPVNGVALLIPLAFNFGLAPTSAMILLVSVYYGCMYGGRISSIVLNIPGDEPAMMTTLDGYPMARAGRGGEALGLSAVASFVGATVATIGLTLFAPLLVQVAIRFGPAEYFALFVLAFATIGGVTSGSFTKSFIAACLGLLLGTVGIDPVSSVARYTFGWYELYDGIDYIVALVGLFAVSECLLFLERDHDKATASLRIGSAIPGMRRSVACASTIGRGSVIGFISGVLPGAGASLGSFLSYVLEKRWWGARGKFGEGDPRGVAAPEAGNNAAAGGALIPMLSLGIPGSGTTAILLALLLSMNITPGPLLFEQQSDMVWGLVAALFIGNVMLLVLNIPLVGLFAKVLQAPSWFLMPMVTLVAFVGIYSLNNSPFDLYMMLAFGVLGYVLRKLDIPTVPVVLGLLLGGQMEFNLRRAMSISGGEWSILWNSGISIGIYLFAVTLLMAGLVYALLIRKRLE
- a CDS encoding deoxyguanosinetriphosphate triphosphohydrolase is translated as MTQMTWERLLDPARLHDERGVARGEIGRSPFHKDHDRIVFSGSFRRLGRKTQVHPLTDNDHIHTRLTHSLEVGCVGRSLGMSVGEELRHRLPADITPADLGVIVQAACLGHDIGNPPFGHAGEYAIRDWFKRAEADGSGLLEGLSDMEREDLLTYEGNAQGFRIVTQIEYNQFRGGMRLTGATLGTLLKYPWTVAHGGAAGKFGCYQSELPLLQQVAERLGLLPQGENRWCRHPLAWLVEAADDICYALLDLEDGLEMGILRFEEVAEVLIQIAGGEPPDYATMQSEGVSQRRRIAALRGAAMEQAVNEVAKVFVQHEGELLNGTLRHDLLELCHPDLDWGVKSAKDLARKRIFRNERKAKLEIGAYTTLGILLEAFIGAAHELHHTGHSNFKHQRVLALIGENTPLPSWTLYDSYRRMLDFIGGMTDHYAVDLAQEMGGRLRGD
- a CDS encoding ATP-grasp domain-containing protein encodes the protein MKLITFDVFRTLGIPGVRYIKPERMFDHIEEIRQADWLLFPEYWQVNSLLYGLGARIFPSPASYHLGHDKVEQTRAFLALAPEHVPPTEILGTSPASLAKVEARFGYPFIAKRIKSSMGEGVRLIASRQELLAHVAEETVLYAQQRLPIDRDLRIVLVGGELIAAYWRVTPLGGYRANVSQGGSIERTAIPEAAIDLARRLARELDIDHAGFDIAMVDGHPYVLEFNRLFGNQGIADSSKRIGAAVLRVLGAQDDDRDPDGEPPLRLTA
- a CDS encoding ribonuclease T2 family protein, with protein sequence MSLTPAKRADYCPPGRFWQALLSVLLSGMLLLGASPARAEVPSIEAQGFDHYTLALTWHPGFCASRSRPPRECRDPGLRRGTEEGFVLHGLWPSLPQRLRERGVERRRWWRQGCFIERPRPDGGFCRHPSLELSDELTRELDGVMPGRASCLGRYQYAKHAACLDVTAEDLFDTSVALVEAVNASAFTDFLVIHRGGEVRRNALIEAFEAAFGKGTGRALRLECAGRGNRLLTEVRIGIAARSLENFPAADSLVRLDRGNCATRVRIAAFD